A genomic window from Halorubrum lacusprofundi ATCC 49239 includes:
- a CDS encoding class 1 fructose-bisphosphatase — protein sequence MTETDPIVEAIFDAVAVTAPEIRAALPGRRVESGTDNPSGESVMAGDLYADELLADALTAVDGVGSFVSEEREAAVDAGGGVGEDAYAVAIDPLDGSSNLRSNNAMGTVVGVYDAPLPATGRDLVAAGYVLYGPITTMIVADDDGVREEVVEGDGDGGVSRSVVEDDLRLPEDPLVYGFGGRVPDWPDDFTAYAREIEDELKLRYGGAMVGDVNQVLTYGGIFAYPALVDAPDGKLRLSFEANPIAYIVEKAGGAASNGETDILDVESEGVHDRIPLYVGNEALVERLEDALANE from the coding sequence ATGACAGAGACTGACCCGATCGTCGAGGCGATCTTCGACGCGGTCGCGGTCACGGCCCCCGAGATCCGCGCCGCGCTCCCCGGTCGACGCGTCGAGAGCGGGACGGACAACCCCTCCGGCGAGAGCGTCATGGCCGGCGACCTCTACGCGGACGAACTGCTCGCAGACGCGCTGACCGCGGTCGACGGCGTCGGCTCGTTCGTCAGTGAGGAGCGCGAGGCCGCCGTCGACGCCGGCGGCGGAGTCGGCGAGGACGCGTACGCGGTCGCGATCGATCCCCTCGACGGCTCCTCGAATCTCCGGTCGAACAACGCGATGGGGACCGTCGTCGGGGTATACGACGCGCCGCTCCCTGCGACCGGACGCGACCTCGTCGCCGCCGGCTACGTGCTCTACGGCCCCATCACGACGATGATCGTCGCCGACGACGACGGCGTGCGCGAGGAGGTAGTTGAGGGTGACGGTGACGGCGGCGTCTCCCGTTCGGTCGTCGAGGACGACCTGCGGCTCCCCGAGGACCCCCTCGTGTACGGGTTCGGCGGGCGCGTCCCCGACTGGCCGGACGACTTCACCGCCTACGCCCGTGAGATCGAAGACGAGCTGAAGCTCCGCTACGGCGGCGCCATGGTCGGAGACGTGAACCAAGTGCTCACCTACGGCGGAATCTTCGCGTACCCCGCCCTCGTCGACGCGCCGGACGGGAAACTCCGGCTCTCCTTCGAGGCGAACCCGATCGCGTACATCGTCGAGAAAGCGGGCGGGGCGGCCTCGAACGGTGAGACCGACATTCTCGACGTCGAGTCCGAGGGCGTCCACGACCGCATCCCGCTCTACGTCGGTAACGAGGCGCTGGTCGAGCGGCTTGAGGACGCGCTCGCAAACGAGTGA